From Nitrospirota bacterium, the proteins below share one genomic window:
- a CDS encoding twin-arginine translocation signal domain-containing protein, with the protein MQVSRRQFLKVSAGTVAAVALADKVLALTALQPVIEVGNPLGDYPDRSWERVYHDQYRYDSS; encoded by the coding sequence ATGCAGGTTTCACGACGGCAATTCTTGAAAGTCTCAGCGGGGACGGTCGCCGCGGTGGCCTTGGCCGACAAGGTCTTGGCCTTGACGGCCCTGCAGCCGGTCATCGAGGTCGGCAACCCCCTGGGCGACTATCCCGATCGGTCCTGGGAGCGGGTCTACCACGACCAGTACCGCTATGACTCCTCGTT